The following are encoded together in the Flavobacterium haoranii genome:
- a CDS encoding UDP-N-acetylmuramate--L-alanine ligase, whose protein sequence is MRVHFIAIGGAAMHNLALALHEKGYQVTGSDDAIFEPSKSRLDKKGLLPNELGWFPERITADLDAVILGMHAKKDNAELLRAQELGVKIYSYPEFLYEQSKDKTRVVIGGSHGKTTITSMILHVMNYHDVKVDYMVGAQLEGFNTMVHLTEENEFIVLEGDEYLTSPIDLRPKFHLYQPNIALLSGIAWDHINVFPTFENYVDQFRIFTNLITKGGILVYNEEDATVKQVAEECENQIRKIAYQTPEYSVENGTTLLETPDGAMPIEVFGAHNLNNLAGAKWISQCMGVDEAEFYEAIATFKGASKRLEKIAESSNKVAYKDFAHSPSKVSATTKAVKNQYPDRKLVACLELHTYSSLNAEFLKEYQGALDAADVAVVFYSPDAVKIKQLEEVTYDQIANSFERNDLIIYTNPTEFKDFLFNQNLDNSALLLMSSGNYGGLNFDEVKELIR, encoded by the coding sequence ATGAGAGTACACTTCATAGCAATTGGAGGGGCAGCCATGCACAACTTAGCCTTAGCCCTACACGAAAAAGGATATCAAGTAACCGGAAGCGATGATGCTATTTTTGAACCGTCAAAATCGCGTTTAGATAAAAAAGGTTTGTTGCCCAATGAATTAGGTTGGTTTCCTGAAAGAATTACAGCCGATTTAGATGCGGTAATTTTAGGGATGCACGCTAAAAAAGACAATGCCGAATTGTTACGCGCTCAAGAACTTGGAGTGAAAATTTATTCGTATCCCGAATTTTTATACGAACAATCCAAAGATAAAACGCGAGTTGTTATTGGTGGTTCGCACGGAAAAACGACGATTACTTCCATGATTTTGCACGTGATGAATTATCATGATGTTAAGGTGGATTATATGGTTGGTGCGCAATTAGAAGGTTTTAATACGATGGTACATCTAACTGAAGAAAATGAATTTATCGTTTTAGAAGGTGATGAGTATTTAACATCACCAATCGATTTGCGTCCGAAGTTTCATTTGTACCAACCTAATATTGCATTACTTTCAGGAATTGCTTGGGATCATATCAATGTGTTTCCAACTTTCGAAAACTATGTAGACCAATTTAGAATTTTTACCAATTTGATTACCAAAGGCGGCATTTTGGTGTACAATGAAGAAGATGCAACGGTAAAACAAGTTGCAGAAGAATGCGAAAATCAAATTCGTAAAATTGCGTATCAAACACCAGAATATTCAGTTGAAAATGGAACTACTTTATTGGAAACTCCGGATGGTGCAATGCCAATTGAAGTTTTTGGAGCACACAATTTGAATAATTTGGCAGGAGCCAAATGGATTAGCCAATGTATGGGTGTTGATGAAGCCGAATTCTACGAAGCGATTGCTACTTTTAAAGGAGCGAGCAAACGTTTAGAGAAAATTGCGGAAAGTTCGAATAAAGTAGCGTATAAAGATTTTGCACATTCGCCAAGTAAAGTTTCAGCGACAACAAAAGCCGTAAAAAATCAATATCCTGATAGAAAATTAGTGGCTTGTTTAGAATTACATACGTATAGTAGTTTAAATGCCGAGTTTTTAAAAGAATATCAAGGCGCTTTAGATGCAGCCGATGTTGCTGTTGTTTTCTATTCGCCTGATGCAGTTAAAATCAAACAATTAGAAGAAGTAACCTACGACCAAATTGCGAATTCTTTTGAACGTAACGATTTAATAATTTATACGAATCCAACCGAATTTAAAGATTTCTTATTTAATCAAAATTTAGATAATTCAGCGTTATTGTTAATGAGCTCTGGCAACTACGGCGGATTGAATTTTGATGAAGTAAAGGAGTTGATTCGTTAA
- the radC gene encoding RadC family protein, with protein sequence MYTPINQWAEDDRPREKFLLKGKSSLSDSELLAILIGSGSRNESAVQLCQRILASSQNNLNLLGKLSIQQLMNFKGIGEAKAISIAAALELGRRRREEEVIELKKITSSKAVFDIMQPLIGELPHEEFWVLFLNNSNKVIYKTQISKGGITGTIVDIRIVFKFALEHNATSIILSHNHPSGKLQASEADIQITKKIKEAGKNLDIQVLDHVIITEKSYYSFVDEGIF encoded by the coding sequence ATGTACACGCCAATTAATCAGTGGGCCGAAGACGATCGCCCGCGTGAAAAATTTCTGCTTAAAGGAAAATCTTCCTTGTCTGATTCTGAACTTTTAGCCATTCTTATAGGTTCGGGTTCTCGTAACGAGAGCGCCGTGCAATTGTGCCAACGTATTCTAGCGAGTTCACAAAACAATCTCAATCTTCTGGGTAAATTATCCATTCAACAATTGATGAATTTCAAAGGAATTGGCGAAGCCAAAGCGATTTCTATTGCCGCCGCTTTAGAACTAGGAAGAAGAAGGCGCGAAGAGGAAGTAATCGAACTCAAAAAAATAACGTCGAGTAAAGCGGTTTTCGATATCATGCAACCTTTGATTGGAGAATTACCACACGAAGAATTTTGGGTATTGTTTCTCAATAATTCTAATAAGGTCATTTACAAGACACAAATTAGCAAAGGCGGAATTACAGGAACTATTGTCGATATCCGAATTGTGTTTAAATTTGCTTTGGAGCACAATGCGACTTCCATAATTTTATCGCACAATCATCCTTCTGGAAAACTCCAAGCTAGCGAAGCCGATATCCAAATTACTAAGAAAATTAAAGAAGCTGGAAAGAATTTAGATATTCAAGTTTTGGATCATGTAATTATTACTGAAAAGAGTTATTATAGTTTTGTAGATGAAGGAATTTTTTAG
- a CDS encoding ABC transporter ATP-binding protein, producing the protein MISTSGITFSYSKDQLFHMPDLYCEAGSTILITGDSGKGKTTYLHILAGILKPKTGEILIDKVNMVALSESKGDKFRGKNIGLVLQKSHFVTSLTVLENLEMASWLATGKKNATRAKELLAKLDIANQANKLPNQLSIGQQQRVSIARALMNGPKVLLADEPTSSLDDKNAEKVIQLLTDLSKEYKAALVIVTHDARIKEKFTNKITMV; encoded by the coding sequence ATGATTAGCACATCAGGAATTACGTTTTCCTATTCTAAAGACCAATTGTTTCACATGCCCGATTTGTATTGTGAAGCAGGAAGCACGATTTTAATTACTGGTGATTCTGGAAAAGGAAAAACAACTTATCTGCATATTTTAGCAGGAATATTAAAACCAAAAACGGGAGAAATTTTAATTGATAAAGTTAACATGGTTGCTTTATCAGAATCGAAAGGTGATAAATTTCGTGGAAAAAATATTGGTTTAGTTTTACAAAAATCGCATTTTGTTACTTCACTAACGGTTCTAGAAAATTTAGAAATGGCGAGTTGGTTAGCAACAGGAAAGAAAAATGCAACAAGAGCAAAAGAATTGCTAGCAAAATTAGATATTGCAAATCAAGCTAATAAATTACCTAACCAATTAAGTATTGGTCAGCAACAACGTGTTTCAATTGCTCGTGCTTTAATGAATGGACCAAAAGTACTATTGGCAGACGAACCTACATCGAGTTTGGATGATAAAAATGCAGAAAAGGTAATTCAGTTATTGACCGATTTGTCTAAAGAATACAAAGCAGCATTGGTAATTGTTACGCACGATGCAAGAATTAAAGAGAAGTTTACTAACAAAATAACAATGGTATAA
- a CDS encoding ABC transporter permease gives MITKLAWRNIWFKPLNTILSIILLTSSVAIITVLILLEKQFEEKFTNNLDGIDLVMGAQGSPLQLILSSIYQVDAPTGNISLDSAKVWMQNPMVGKAIPLAFGDNYKGFKILGTTQDYLKHFKVEFSEGKTFDRNFDVVIGSEIAQKLSLHVGDEFFGSHGDSAEGEVHDHYAYKVVGIAEPTGKVVDNLILCNIPSVWQMHHQGHENPEHGEEGHVHEEGDEHEHHEASDLTIDEPGMEITSVLLQMRNPMAKLTWQRIIPQNTKMQAASPAIEINRLFTLFGVGIDALRYLAYGIMLISGISIFIALFKTLKERKSEFALLRVNGAGRFQLLKLVLIESLLLCFVGFIFGTILGRIALVLISKSSEADFKLSFNPYEFIWNKEGWLLVLTLLVGIVAALIPAIKAYTLNISKTLANA, from the coding sequence ATGATTACAAAATTAGCTTGGCGAAATATTTGGTTCAAACCGTTGAATACTATTTTAAGTATTATTTTGTTAACCTCGAGTGTGGCAATTATTACGGTTTTAATTTTATTAGAAAAACAATTCGAAGAAAAGTTTACAAATAATTTAGACGGAATAGATTTAGTAATGGGTGCGCAAGGAAGTCCGTTGCAATTAATTTTGTCGTCTATATATCAAGTTGATGCTCCTACTGGAAATATTAGTTTAGATTCGGCAAAAGTTTGGATGCAAAATCCAATGGTTGGAAAAGCAATTCCATTGGCCTTCGGTGATAATTACAAAGGATTTAAAATTTTAGGAACTACCCAAGATTATTTAAAGCATTTTAAAGTTGAATTTTCTGAAGGGAAAACTTTCGATAGAAACTTTGATGTTGTTATTGGAAGTGAAATTGCTCAAAAGTTGAGTTTACATGTGGGTGATGAGTTTTTTGGTTCACATGGTGATTCTGCCGAAGGCGAAGTACACGATCATTACGCATACAAAGTTGTTGGAATTGCTGAGCCAACGGGTAAAGTGGTAGATAATTTAATTTTATGTAACATACCAAGTGTTTGGCAAATGCATCATCAAGGACACGAAAATCCCGAACATGGAGAAGAAGGTCACGTTCATGAAGAAGGAGATGAGCATGAGCATCATGAAGCTTCAGATTTAACAATCGACGAACCTGGAATGGAAATTACTTCAGTTTTATTGCAAATGCGCAATCCAATGGCAAAACTAACTTGGCAACGCATTATTCCGCAAAATACTAAAATGCAAGCCGCTTCACCTGCAATTGAAATTAATAGATTGTTTACTTTGTTTGGTGTTGGAATCGATGCACTTCGTTATTTAGCATACGGAATCATGTTAATTTCAGGAATCTCTATTTTCATTGCTTTGTTCAAAACTTTAAAAGAACGTAAAAGCGAATTTGCGCTATTACGTGTAAATGGAGCAGGAAGATTTCAATTATTAAAACTTGTTTTGATTGAAAGTTTGCTTTTATGTTTTGTTGGTTTTATTTTTGGTACGATTTTGGGAAGAATAGCATTAGTTCTCATTTCAAAATCATCGGAAGCCGACTTTAAATTGAGTTTTAATCCGTACGAATTTATTTGGAACAAAGAAGGTTGGTTGTTAGTACTCACACTACTTGTAGGGATAGTTGCAGCATTAATACCAGCCATAAAAGCATATACATTAAATATTTCAAAAACATTAGCAAATGCGTAA
- a CDS encoding YjjG family noncanonical pyrimidine nucleotidase, producing the protein MFQNKKHLFFDLDHTLWDFDRNSAVAFDVIFKQHGFDFSIDEFLKYYIPRNQHYWKLYQVNKISHEDLRYYRLKDVFDILEVEVSRELVNQLSDDYITHLPNSNHLLDGAIEVLEYLQPKYELHIITNGFHFVQDKKLKNSNIEHFFKSVTNSEMAGVKKPHPTIFEFALSLAQATKEESIMIGDSWEADIEGAVDFGMDAIFFNAENIKTENTSHVEVKHLLELKNIL; encoded by the coding sequence TTGTTCCAAAACAAAAAACACCTTTTTTTCGATTTAGATCATACCCTTTGGGATTTCGATAGAAATTCTGCAGTTGCTTTTGATGTAATTTTTAAACAGCACGGATTTGATTTTTCTATAGATGAATTCCTAAAATATTATATTCCAAGAAATCAGCATTATTGGAAGTTATATCAAGTAAATAAGATTTCGCACGAAGATTTACGTTATTATCGTTTAAAAGATGTTTTCGATATTTTAGAAGTAGAGGTTTCAAGAGAATTGGTAAACCAACTTTCAGATGACTATATTACACATTTGCCCAATAGTAATCATTTATTAGATGGTGCTATTGAAGTTTTGGAATATTTGCAACCAAAATACGAATTGCATATAATTACAAATGGTTTTCATTTTGTTCAAGACAAAAAATTGAAAAATTCAAATATTGAACACTTTTTTAAATCGGTGACCAATTCGGAAATGGCAGGTGTAAAAAAACCACATCCAACTATATTCGAATTTGCATTATCTTTAGCCCAAGCAACTAAAGAGGAAAGTATCATGATAGGTGACAGTTGGGAAGCTGATATTGAAGGAGCAGTCGATTTTGGAATGGATGCTATTTTCTTTAATGCTGAAAATATTAAAACAGAAAATACTTCACATGTAGAAGTAAAACATTTATTAGAACTTAAAAACATACTATAA
- a CDS encoding replication-associated recombination protein A, with the protein MEAPLAERIRPQHLSEYISQLHLVGDQGSLTHQIAKGIIPSLILWGPPGTGKTTLAQIMAEESKRPFYQLSAIHSGVKEVREVIDKAKQSGGLFTTKNPILFIDEIHRFSKSQQDSLLAAVEKGWVTLIGATTENPSFEVIPALLSRCQVYVLNPFTKEDLEALLHRAIAVDEVLKTKNIQLKETEALLRLSGGDGRKLLNVFELVVNATDGDEIEITNDKVMQLVQKNTVLYDKTGEQHYDIISAFIKSIRGSDPNGAVYWLARMIEGGEDVKFIARRMLILASEDIGNANPTALIMANNTFQAVTTIGYPESRILLSQCAIYLATSAKSNASYMAIGKAQQLVKQTGDLPVPMHLRNAPTKLMKELGYGDEYKYAHDFSNNFAEQEFLPSEISETKFFEPGENARERELRQFLKNRWKDKYGY; encoded by the coding sequence ATGGAAGCACCTTTAGCAGAACGCATACGACCTCAACATTTATCAGAATATATTAGCCAACTACATCTAGTTGGCGATCAAGGTTCTTTAACCCATCAAATTGCGAAAGGTATCATTCCTAGCTTAATTTTATGGGGACCACCCGGAACTGGAAAAACTACTTTAGCTCAAATTATGGCTGAGGAAAGTAAGCGTCCGTTTTACCAATTGAGTGCTATTCATTCTGGTGTTAAGGAAGTTCGAGAAGTAATTGACAAAGCCAAACAAAGTGGCGGACTTTTTACTACCAAGAATCCTATTTTGTTTATTGATGAGATTCATCGTTTTAGCAAATCGCAACAAGATTCATTATTAGCTGCTGTCGAAAAAGGTTGGGTTACGTTAATAGGAGCAACTACTGAAAACCCGAGTTTTGAAGTAATTCCCGCTTTATTGTCAAGATGTCAGGTTTATGTTCTGAATCCTTTTACCAAAGAAGATTTAGAAGCTTTATTACATCGTGCTATTGCTGTTGATGAAGTTTTGAAAACCAAAAATATTCAATTAAAAGAAACAGAAGCTTTATTGAGACTTTCAGGTGGAGATGGAAGAAAATTATTAAATGTTTTTGAATTAGTAGTCAATGCAACTGATGGCGACGAAATTGAAATTACTAACGATAAAGTAATGCAATTGGTTCAAAAAAATACGGTTCTTTATGACAAAACAGGTGAACAGCATTATGATATTATTTCGGCGTTTATTAAATCGATTCGTGGAAGTGATCCTAATGGTGCTGTATATTGGTTAGCTCGCATGATTGAAGGTGGTGAAGATGTAAAATTCATTGCCCGAAGAATGCTAATTTTAGCCAGTGAAGATATAGGAAATGCCAATCCAACGGCTTTAATTATGGCGAACAATACGTTTCAAGCGGTAACAACAATTGGTTACCCTGAAAGTAGAATACTTTTAAGTCAGTGTGCTATTTATTTAGCCACCTCAGCAAAAAGTAATGCCAGTTATATGGCAATTGGTAAAGCACAACAATTAGTTAAACAAACGGGTGATTTACCGGTACCAATGCATTTGAGAAATGCGCCTACCAAACTGATGAAAGAATTAGGCTATGGTGACGAATACAAATATGCTCACGACTTTTCTAACAACTTTGCCGAACAAGAATTTTTACCATCTGAAATTTCGGAAACTAAATTTTTTGAACCTGGAGAAAATGCACGCGAACGTGAATTACGTCAGTTTCTAAAGAATAGATGGAAGGATAAATATGGATACTAA
- the yiaA gene encoding inner membrane protein YiaA, translating to METNQVNNVEQTNTKTKEIIIVQKPTDAFIGAAWISLITGMVSYCIGLWNAQMELNEKGYYFTILLFGLFSVISVQKSVRDRAEGIPVTDMYYGISWFTTIASITLLVIGLWNADLELSEKGFYGMSFLLSLFSAISVQKNTRDLLLAKNSDKHE from the coding sequence ATGGAAACAAATCAAGTAAACAATGTAGAACAAACGAATACAAAAACAAAAGAAATTATTATTGTTCAAAAACCAACAGATGCATTTATTGGCGCAGCATGGATTTCATTAATTACCGGAATGGTTTCTTATTGTATTGGACTTTGGAATGCACAAATGGAATTAAACGAAAAAGGTTACTATTTCACAATCTTATTGTTTGGTTTATTCTCAGTAATTTCTGTTCAAAAATCTGTACGAGATAGAGCCGAAGGAATTCCAGTAACCGATATGTATTATGGAATAAGTTGGTTCACAACCATTGCTTCAATTACTTTACTCGTTATTGGACTTTGGAATGCCGATTTAGAATTAAGTGAAAAAGGATTTTACGGCATGTCATTCCTATTAAGTTTATTCTCTGCAATTTCGGTTCAAAAAAACACGCGAGATTTATTACTCGCAAAAAATTCAGATAAACACGAATAA
- a CDS encoding Crp/Fnr family transcriptional regulator: MDKLRKILQEKVEISESDWNFIASKLQTKDFKKKEFLITTNQVEQNIYFILEGVFRIFIELAEKDVTSDFGFPNKLISSYSSFLTQTPSVACIQSLTKSKVIFITREDLDEIYKNTSCGESIGRVFAEEFFMYKSKRELSFMKDSPTERYLNLFKEQQNLVQEIPQKYLASYIGITPQALSRIRAKIL, encoded by the coding sequence ATGGATAAATTACGAAAAATTCTGCAAGAAAAAGTAGAAATTTCAGAAAGCGATTGGAACTTTATTGCATCAAAACTTCAAACAAAAGATTTCAAGAAAAAAGAATTTCTTATTACTACTAATCAAGTAGAACAAAACATCTATTTCATTTTAGAAGGTGTTTTTCGTATTTTTATTGAACTAGCTGAAAAAGATGTTACTTCCGATTTTGGTTTTCCAAACAAGTTAATCAGCAGTTATTCATCGTTTCTTACACAAACGCCAAGTGTGGCTTGTATTCAAAGTTTAACAAAATCTAAAGTTATTTTTATTACCAGAGAAGATTTAGATGAAATTTACAAAAACACATCATGTGGAGAATCTATAGGTCGCGTTTTTGCAGAAGAATTTTTTATGTACAAATCGAAACGAGAATTAAGCTTCATGAAAGATTCGCCAACAGAACGTTATTTAAACTTATTTAAAGAACAACAAAACCTTGTTCAGGAAATCCCACAGAAGTATTTAGCATCATATATTGGAATCACACCACAAGCTTTAAGTAGAATTCGCGCAAAAATATTATAA
- a CDS encoding rhomboid family intramembrane serine protease — protein sequence MGRPSYHIGASGLIYVLVSFIFFKGIFTKYFRLMAVSFVVVLLYGGMVWYMFPKVDNHISWEGHLSGFLTGLFMALLIRTPQFGKPVMYNWEHPDFNPKEDAFIKNFDESGNFNPPPKPKEGENEIKDYFSSSMKVIYDFLRNN from the coding sequence TTGGGACGACCTAGTTATCATATTGGTGCCAGCGGCTTAATTTATGTTTTGGTAAGTTTTATTTTCTTCAAAGGAATTTTTACCAAATATTTTAGACTCATGGCAGTTTCCTTTGTTGTAGTTTTATTATATGGTGGTATGGTTTGGTATATGTTTCCTAAAGTAGATAATCATATTTCTTGGGAAGGGCATTTAAGTGGATTTTTAACAGGTTTATTCATGGCTTTATTAATTAGAACACCTCAATTTGGTAAACCCGTTATGTATAATTGGGAACATCCCGATTTTAATCCTAAAGAAGATGCATTTATAAAAAATTTCGATGAATCGGGCAACTTTAATCCACCACCAAAACCAAAAGAAGGTGAAAACGAAATCAAAGATTATTTTTCTTCATCCATGAAAGTGATTTATGATTTTTTGAGAAATAATTAA
- the rlmB gene encoding 23S rRNA (guanosine(2251)-2'-O)-methyltransferase RlmB, with translation MEKMQQIFGIRAIIEAIHAGKEIDKVFIQKDSHGELMRELLKVLKEHNINYSQVPIEKLNRLGNRNHQGAVATISPISFADLDEVISTLLDQGKTPLFIVLDGVSDARNFGAIIRTAECTGVNGIIIPKQGSAPVNGDTVKTSAGAVFNVPICKVDHVKDAVFHLQSCGIKTVAATEKTNQNIYDIDFKEPTAIIMGSEDKGVNPSVLKVVDEKAKLPMFGTISSLNVSVACGAFLYEVVRQRL, from the coding sequence ATGGAAAAAATGCAACAAATTTTTGGAATTAGAGCCATTATCGAAGCAATTCATGCTGGAAAAGAAATTGATAAAGTGTTTATTCAAAAAGATTCTCATGGAGAATTAATGCGAGAACTATTAAAAGTTTTAAAAGAACACAATATCAATTACTCACAAGTTCCTATCGAAAAACTTAACCGATTAGGTAATCGAAACCATCAAGGTGCTGTTGCAACCATTTCTCCAATTTCATTTGCCGATTTAGATGAAGTAATTTCAACTTTATTAGACCAAGGAAAAACTCCTCTTTTCATTGTTTTAGATGGTGTTTCAGATGCTCGAAATTTTGGAGCTATAATTCGTACTGCAGAATGTACTGGTGTAAACGGAATTATAATACCTAAACAAGGAAGCGCTCCTGTAAATGGAGATACTGTTAAAACAAGCGCTGGTGCTGTATTTAATGTTCCTATTTGTAAAGTAGACCATGTTAAAGATGCTGTTTTTCACCTACAATCTTGTGGTATAAAAACAGTTGCAGCTACCGAAAAAACGAATCAAAATATTTACGATATAGATTTTAAAGAACCTACAGCTATTATTATGGGTAGCGAAGACAAAGGTGTAAATCCTTCTGTTTTAAAAGTTGTTGATGAAAAAGCTAAACTTCCTATGTTTGGCACAATATCTTCATTAAATGTATCGGTTGCTTGTGGAGCGTTTTTATATGAAGTTGTTAGACAAAGATTGTAA
- a CDS encoding BamA/TamA family outer membrane protein, translating to MKSKFLVFLFFLSAVTFAQNFYLNIKGKNEYENSIIDSLTYPKKHENVAEILETQKTFENSLYNIGYFNFELNSQKKINDSTFVFHYYLGSRIKKLIIKTNQISKSDKEILKINEDAISILPGEVENWMNSKLKLLESSGYALSKLKLINQKVNGTIILCELSLNLNQKRKLDDIVVLGYDKFPQNIKQNWKRKLRNRTFNQELVNEVSRDIEEFPFVTATKSPEILFTKDSTKIYTYLERTKPNKFDGFIGFANDEKNTKLTFNGYLDLNLINILNSGEKFNLYWRNDGSKQTSFNLGTEIPYWFKTPFGAKGNLKIFKQDSTFQNTQLNLEAGYYFSYNRKVFLGYQTINSVDIQNLNAISLNDYKSTFYTLSFDYLKRNVSDFLFPEKTILLAKIGMGKRTLTAINTNQFFAEVNASHLVYLNEKNQVFVKNQSYYLDSQNYVINELYRFGGINSIRGFRENTLQANFFSGIFTEYRYLITPNLYVHSITDYGYFQDKTTNLQGGLLGLGFGFGMLTQNGLFKLIYANGSTDDQAIKLSDSIIQISFKTNF from the coding sequence ATGAAATCAAAATTTCTAGTTTTTCTTTTTTTCTTATCGGCAGTAACATTTGCCCAAAATTTCTATTTAAATATTAAAGGAAAAAATGAATACGAAAATTCTATTATAGACAGTCTTACATATCCAAAAAAACATGAAAATGTTGCTGAAATTTTAGAAACTCAAAAAACATTTGAAAACTCTTTATATAACATTGGTTATTTTAACTTCGAACTCAATTCTCAAAAGAAAATAAACGATAGTACATTTGTTTTTCATTATTATTTAGGAAGTAGAATTAAAAAATTAATTATAAAAACTAACCAAATTTCTAAAAGTGATAAAGAAATTTTAAAAATAAATGAAGATGCTATTTCAATTTTACCAGGTGAAGTAGAAAACTGGATGAATTCAAAATTAAAACTATTAGAATCAAGTGGTTATGCTTTATCGAAGCTAAAATTAATTAATCAAAAAGTAAATGGAACTATAATTTTATGTGAGTTATCTTTAAATCTTAACCAAAAAAGGAAACTAGATGATATCGTAGTTTTGGGTTACGATAAATTTCCGCAAAACATTAAACAAAATTGGAAAAGAAAACTTAGAAACAGAACCTTTAATCAAGAATTAGTAAACGAAGTTTCTAGAGATATTGAAGAATTTCCATTTGTTACTGCAACCAAATCTCCTGAAATTTTATTTACAAAAGATTCTACAAAAATTTACACGTATTTAGAAAGAACCAAACCTAATAAATTTGACGGTTTTATAGGTTTTGCAAATGATGAAAAGAATACAAAATTGACTTTCAATGGTTATCTCGATTTAAATCTAATCAACATCTTAAATTCGGGCGAAAAGTTTAATTTGTATTGGAGAAATGATGGAAGTAAACAAACTTCATTTAATCTCGGAACTGAGATACCATATTGGTTTAAAACCCCTTTTGGAGCCAAAGGAAATTTAAAAATATTTAAACAAGATAGTACTTTTCAAAATACCCAACTTAACCTTGAAGCGGGTTACTATTTTAGTTATAATCGAAAAGTATTTTTGGGTTACCAAACCATAAATTCAGTAGACATTCAAAACTTAAACGCTATAAGTCTTAATGATTATAAAAGTACTTTTTACACACTTAGTTTCGATTATTTAAAACGTAATGTTTCCGATTTCTTGTTTCCCGAAAAAACAATTCTATTGGCAAAAATTGGAATGGGTAAACGAACATTAACCGCAATAAATACCAATCAATTTTTTGCAGAAGTTAATGCAAGTCACCTCGTATATTTAAACGAAAAAAATCAAGTTTTTGTAAAAAACCAATCCTATTATCTCGACAGTCAAAACTATGTCATTAACGAATTGTATCGTTTTGGCGGAATTAATTCCATTAGAGGATTTAGAGAAAACACTTTACAAGCTAATTTCTTTTCAGGGATTTTTACCGAATATCGCTATCTAATAACACCCAACTTATATGTGCATTCTATAACAGATTATGGCTATTTTCAAGATAAAACAACCAATTTACAAGGCGGATTATTAGGCTTAGGTTTTGGTTTCGGAATGCTTACACAAAATGGGCTTTTTAAACTCATTTATGCAAACGGAAGTACGGATGATCAAGCTATAAAACTTTCTGACTCTATTATTCAAATAAGTTTTAAAACAAATTTCTAG